In one Leptospira fletcheri genomic region, the following are encoded:
- the rssA gene encoding patatin-like phospholipase RssA — MNRSFEDKMGNNGSRIVGLALGSGSARGWSHIGVIQELEKLGIYPDIVCGTSIGSLVGAFHAAGKLSALERWVESLEWRDILGFMDWSFGGGLIRGKKLFDFFAQEFRDAEIKDLVLPYGAVASDLDTGVEVWLRSGSVFEAVRASISLPGIFTPVAKEGRWLVDGGLVNPVPVSLCRAMGADYVIAVDLNQDLLEKKEEEEKKEISPESGSRWRSWTAKFWGKDLDEHLQKEKDEKPGIMEVVSKSINIMQIRITRSRMAGDPPDVLLAPRLRYIGLMEFHRGKEAIEEGREIVRKMAPALIIPK, encoded by the coding sequence TTGAACCGTAGTTTCGAGGATAAAATGGGAAATAACGGAAGCCGAATCGTCGGCCTTGCCTTGGGGAGCGGTTCTGCCAGAGGTTGGTCGCATATAGGAGTGATCCAGGAATTGGAGAAACTCGGAATCTATCCTGACATAGTTTGCGGGACGTCCATCGGTTCTTTGGTAGGCGCCTTCCACGCGGCAGGGAAACTTTCCGCGCTCGAGCGGTGGGTGGAAAGTTTGGAATGGCGGGACATTCTCGGCTTTATGGATTGGAGCTTTGGCGGGGGATTAATACGGGGGAAAAAACTTTTCGACTTTTTTGCCCAGGAATTCCGGGATGCGGAAATCAAGGACCTGGTCCTTCCTTACGGAGCTGTCGCCTCCGATCTGGATACCGGAGTAGAAGTTTGGTTAAGAAGCGGGTCCGTTTTCGAGGCGGTTCGTGCTTCCATTTCCTTGCCCGGAATTTTTACGCCGGTCGCAAAAGAGGGAAGGTGGCTTGTGGACGGAGGGCTAGTCAATCCGGTTCCCGTTTCCTTATGCCGGGCCATGGGAGCCGATTATGTGATCGCCGTGGATCTGAACCAGGACCTTTTGGAAAAAAAAGAAGAAGAGGAAAAGAAAGAAATTTCTCCCGAATCCGGCTCTCGCTGGAGGTCCTGGACCGCCAAATTTTGGGGCAAAGACTTGGATGAACATCTCCAGAAAGAAAAGGATGAAAAGCCCGGAATCATGGAAGTGGTTTCCAAAAGCATCAATATCATGCAGATTCGGATCACTCGCAGTCGTATGGCCGGCGATCCTCCGGATGTTTTGCTCGCTCCTAGATTACGTTATATAGGGTTGATGGAGTTCCACAGAGGCAAGGAAGCGATAGAAGAAGGAAGAGAGATCGTGAGAAAAATGGCTCCCGCTTTAATCATTCCGAAATGA
- a CDS encoding tetratricopeptide repeat protein, whose amino-acid sequence MNRFSFGFFLIFVSFTLSCREKEEPPILEIRDMLDSTHISESIEKAKVQAERSGKTDQIHYLRGWIQYLRKEDDQAEKEYRVCLKENPESYDCSRGIGLIEQHRKHYEKADFNFQEALRNAEKRKDAEAISVLRVDLGNLLLRQNRRSEALGEYEKSLVAKQDGAAYFGLGLTSLLQGNRARSKEYLEKGLKTPYRDSILKAETYYLLARLQYDWEKNPQAAAVSAKKAFELFPAKQEYAKSWEQYSKAAK is encoded by the coding sequence ATGAATCGATTTTCGTTCGGTTTCTTTTTGATTTTCGTTTCCTTTACGCTTTCTTGTAGAGAAAAAGAAGAGCCCCCCATTCTGGAAATCAGAGACATGCTTGATTCCACACATATAAGCGAATCGATCGAAAAAGCGAAAGTACAAGCGGAACGTTCCGGAAAAACGGACCAAATTCATTATCTGCGCGGTTGGATCCAATATTTAAGGAAAGAGGACGATCAGGCGGAAAAAGAGTACCGCGTTTGTTTAAAAGAAAATCCGGAATCCTACGATTGTTCAAGAGGGATCGGTCTGATCGAACAGCACAGGAAGCATTATGAAAAGGCGGATTTCAACTTTCAGGAGGCTTTACGGAATGCGGAAAAACGGAAAGACGCAGAAGCGATTTCCGTTTTGAGAGTGGATTTGGGAAATCTACTATTGAGACAGAATCGTCGTTCTGAAGCGCTCGGCGAATATGAAAAATCCTTAGTCGCAAAGCAGGATGGGGCGGCTTATTTCGGTCTAGGACTGACGTCTCTGCTGCAAGGAAACCGAGCTAGGTCTAAGGAATATCTGGAGAAGGGATTGAAGACCCCTTACAGGGATTCCATATTGAAAGCGGAAACATATTATCTACTGGCAAGGTTGCAATACGATTGGGAAAAAAATCCGCAAGCGGCCGCCGTTTCCGCAAAGAAAGCGTTCGAGCTGTTTCCGGCTAAACAGGAATATGCGAAATCCTGGGAGCAGTATTCCAAAGCGGCAAAATAA
- a CDS encoding DUF2062 domain-containing protein, with protein sequence MKYLSILFRIVHKQIILPFQESHAPVNEVCLGTSVGLIWSMTPLIGIQMYLGLATWILFRIIRIRFYLPIAIAMIWITNPVTLPFFYYIFYVLGKFTLSILGIPSAELDFRVIYDVMAKSESMGFLSGLWYWTVFLLDRMGLPMFIGGFVVGIPAAIAGYPLTYKMLNAYRTKLAEREGITLKEWEEKHVRKDIGLFSEKPSLNPK encoded by the coding sequence GTGAAATATCTTTCCATATTATTCAGAATCGTTCACAAACAGATTATTCTTCCTTTCCAAGAGTCCCACGCTCCAGTCAACGAAGTCTGTTTGGGAACTTCCGTCGGCCTCATCTGGTCCATGACTCCTCTGATAGGCATCCAAATGTATCTAGGTCTGGCGACTTGGATCCTTTTCAGGATCATCCGGATCCGTTTTTATCTCCCGATCGCCATCGCTATGATCTGGATCACGAATCCTGTGACTTTACCTTTCTTTTATTATATCTTTTATGTATTAGGAAAATTTACTCTTTCAATTCTCGGAATACCTTCCGCAGAATTGGATTTCCGAGTGATTTACGATGTGATGGCCAAATCGGAATCGATGGGATTCCTTTCCGGTTTGTGGTATTGGACCGTGTTTCTTTTGGATCGTATGGGTCTTCCCATGTTTATCGGGGGATTCGTGGTTGGAATCCCTGCGGCAATCGCGGGCTATCCTCTCACCTATAAGATGCTGAACGCTTACAGGACGAAGCTCGCCGAACGGGAAGGGATCACTCTGAAAGAATGGGAAGAAAAGCATGTAAGAAAAGACATCGGGCTCTTTTCCGAAAAGCCTTCCTTGAATCCTAAGTAA
- a CDS encoding 2-dehydropantoate 2-reductase, with protein MHEDLPKFAILGSGSIGTYIGAHLVQGGFPVVFVGRERNRKEVQLFGLGISDFTGKFFSIPPNKIEYVTDLKDVRGATIFLITVKSRDTKELGESLNKHLSSSEREKAIVLSFQNGVRNKSFLYETIPHLGERILAGMVPFNVVAKGKGQFHRGTSGHLVVQDNQHGKKVVHYLRSSGLEAETHPNMDGVLWGKLLFNLNNSLNALAGIPLREELSQRGYRKILSAMMSEAFEVLKLAGIRPVRTGKMIPQLAPTILQLPDWLFFRVASSLIKIDPEARSSMWEDLNQGRTTEVDSLNGEILKLADRVGHAAPINRAIVSLIREAEKKPKSAQFNPEILANRLGLKF; from the coding sequence ATGCATGAGGATCTCCCAAAATTCGCAATCCTGGGCTCCGGTAGTATCGGAACCTATATAGGCGCACATCTGGTACAAGGGGGTTTTCCCGTGGTTTTTGTGGGAAGGGAGAGGAACCGCAAAGAAGTACAACTGTTCGGTCTCGGAATTTCGGATTTTACCGGGAAATTTTTTTCCATCCCGCCCAACAAGATCGAGTACGTGACGGACCTAAAGGACGTCAGAGGCGCTACCATTTTTTTGATCACCGTAAAAAGTAGGGATACGAAGGAATTGGGGGAATCGCTGAACAAACACCTATCCTCTTCGGAACGGGAAAAAGCGATCGTGCTCAGCTTTCAAAACGGCGTGAGAAACAAGTCTTTTCTGTACGAAACGATTCCTCATCTGGGAGAAAGAATTTTGGCCGGAATGGTTCCTTTCAACGTGGTAGCCAAAGGAAAAGGCCAATTTCATAGAGGAACGAGCGGGCACCTGGTTGTTCAAGACAACCAGCACGGGAAAAAAGTGGTCCACTATTTGAGAAGCTCGGGCCTGGAAGCGGAGACCCACCCCAATATGGACGGAGTCTTATGGGGAAAGCTACTGTTCAACCTGAACAATAGCCTCAACGCTCTTGCGGGAATTCCGCTCCGTGAGGAACTTTCCCAAAGAGGATATCGTAAAATCCTTTCCGCAATGATGTCGGAGGCCTTCGAAGTCCTGAAACTTGCCGGAATCCGACCGGTTCGAACCGGAAAAATGATCCCACAACTGGCGCCTACCATCCTACAACTTCCGGATTGGCTATTTTTCAGGGTCGCATCTAGCCTGATCAAAATCGATCCGGAAGCCAGATCTTCCATGTGGGAAGACCTGAACCAAGGAAGGACGACCGAAGTGGACAGCTTAAACGGGGAAATCCTGAAATTGGCGGACCGTGTGGGTCACGCAGCTCCGATCAACCGTGCGATCGTTTCCCTCATTCGAGAGGCGGAAAAGAAACCCAAATCCGCGCAATTCAATCCCGAGATTCTCGCGAATCGGCTCGGGCTAAAATTCTAA
- a CDS encoding esterase/lipase family protein, producing MRKLGLSLLILFICSGSLFASGGGSSSKPLAGAYPIILSHGLFGWGTDSSGVISIISYWGGMDSYLTSQGATVYAPTKTAAQSNEVRGAQLASKINVYMAANGFTKVHILGHSQGGLDSRYAISNLGLSSKVSTLTTLNTPHRGSPIADIISNVLPDWIKPFVSAVLGVVVQLVYGGGQQDALAALGSLTTSGTALFNSYTPNSSGVKYYSYGSYITIPDLIQHPLMGILQPACAAGGLFNGQGATCDGLVPYSSLKWGTFNGGPDYGILTTGVDHLEASNTLNSGKTWYDVEGYFLKMASNAKANQ from the coding sequence ATGCGTAAACTAGGACTTTCCTTGTTGATCCTATTTATTTGTAGCGGCTCATTGTTCGCATCCGGAGGGGGATCTTCCTCCAAACCGTTGGCGGGAGCATATCCCATCATCCTTTCCCACGGATTGTTCGGATGGGGAACGGATTCCAGCGGAGTCATCAGCATTATCAGTTATTGGGGAGGAATGGACTCGTACCTGACCTCTCAAGGAGCTACCGTTTATGCTCCGACCAAGACTGCGGCCCAATCCAACGAAGTTCGGGGAGCACAATTGGCAAGCAAGATCAACGTCTATATGGCTGCCAACGGCTTTACGAAAGTGCATATCCTCGGCCACTCCCAAGGCGGATTGGACAGCCGGTATGCAATCTCTAATTTGGGCCTTTCTTCCAAAGTTTCCACTTTGACCACCCTAAACACCCCCCACCGCGGTTCTCCGATAGCGGACATAATCAGCAATGTTCTTCCGGATTGGATCAAACCTTTCGTGAGCGCTGTTCTTGGAGTCGTAGTTCAATTGGTTTACGGAGGCGGACAACAGGACGCTTTGGCAGCACTGGGATCCCTGACTACTTCGGGAACCGCTCTGTTTAACTCTTATACTCCGAATTCTTCCGGCGTAAAATACTACTCTTACGGATCCTATATCACCATCCCGGATCTCATCCAACACCCGTTAATGGGAATCCTCCAGCCCGCTTGTGCAGCAGGTGGATTGTTCAACGGACAGGGTGCGACCTGTGACGGACTGGTTCCGTATTCTTCCTTAAAATGGGGAACTTTCAACGGAGGCCCGGATTACGGAATCCTGACCACCGGTGTAGACCACTTGGAAGCTTCCAATACGCTGAATTCCGGCAAAACTTGGTACGATGTGGAAGGTTATTTCCTGAAAATGGCTTCCAACGCAAAAGCGAACCAGTAG
- a CDS encoding zinc-dependent alcohol dehydrogenase family protein: MKAARLNAFGKENLSIVDLPDPGRPGRGEVLVRFRAASLNYRDILVVEGKYNPKFPIPLIPCSDGAGEILEVGEDVSEFRTGDKVNALFAPYWIDGPASKKELRTTLGGPLDGTLREFAILPSSGVVLAPSHLSYEEASTLPCAALTAWSSFFVENRVKPGDTVLIQGTGGVSLFALQFAKLAGATVCLTSSSDEKLSRGKELGADFGINYKRTPDWGDAVRKWTDGLGVDHVVEVGGAGTLEQSIRAVKLFGTIHLIGILAGSTKDLNLLPLVMNQIKVQGIVVGSRNSFLAMNRAVQSAGLKPVIDRTFSLQESKEALEYLQSGSHFGKIVIRIP, encoded by the coding sequence TTGAAAGCCGCTCGGTTAAACGCATTCGGAAAAGAGAATCTTTCGATTGTGGACCTCCCCGATCCGGGACGACCAGGTCGGGGAGAAGTATTGGTCCGGTTCCGTGCGGCTTCCCTGAACTACCGGGACATCCTGGTAGTGGAAGGGAAATACAATCCTAAATTTCCGATCCCGCTGATTCCCTGTAGTGACGGTGCGGGGGAAATTTTGGAAGTGGGGGAAGACGTATCCGAATTCCGTACGGGAGACAAGGTCAACGCACTCTTTGCCCCGTATTGGATCGACGGCCCGGCCTCCAAGAAAGAACTCCGCACGACTCTAGGAGGACCTCTGGATGGAACCCTTCGGGAATTTGCGATCCTTCCTTCAAGCGGAGTGGTGCTTGCACCTTCCCATCTGAGTTACGAAGAAGCATCCACACTTCCTTGTGCAGCGTTGACCGCCTGGTCTTCCTTCTTCGTGGAAAACCGCGTCAAACCGGGAGACACCGTTTTAATACAGGGAACCGGTGGAGTTTCCTTGTTCGCTTTGCAGTTCGCAAAACTGGCGGGTGCAACAGTTTGTCTAACGTCCTCTTCCGACGAAAAATTGTCGCGAGGCAAAGAGCTGGGAGCGGATTTCGGAATCAACTATAAACGCACTCCTGATTGGGGAGACGCAGTCCGCAAATGGACCGACGGGTTAGGAGTCGATCACGTAGTGGAAGTGGGAGGAGCGGGAACTCTAGAACAATCCATCCGAGCCGTAAAACTTTTCGGAACCATTCATCTCATCGGAATCTTAGCGGGCTCTACGAAAGATTTGAACCTTCTCCCTCTCGTCATGAATCAGATCAAGGTACAGGGAATCGTGGTAGGTTCGAGAAACTCCTTTCTCGCAATGAACCGAGCCGTACAAAGTGCAGGACTGAAACCGGTGATCGATCGCACTTTTTCACTGCAAGAATCCAAAGAAGCATTAGAATATCTCCAAAGCGGTTCCCACTTTGGAAAGATCGTCATTCGAATTCCGTAA
- the ccrA gene encoding crotonyl-CoA carboxylase/reductase: protein MSAPEIVPVGQLPPVGVVPKKMHAQVIRPERFGDPIQSIKQEEIEVPEIGPDEVLVAVMAAGINYNNVWAGLGYPVDVIAARNKKGEPEPFHIGGSDASGIVYKVGADVKNVKVGDEVVIHCGMWDRNDPWVKEGNDPMFAPSQIIWAYESNWGSFAQFCKVQDHQCLPKPKHLTWEASAAYMLVGATAYRMLHHWKPNDVKPGDVVLIWGGAGGLGAMAIQIVKAAGGIPIAVVSSDDKIEFCKNLGAAGVINRNRFKHWGALTSEINKPEVFVEWTKNAREFGKAIWEIAGKGKNPKIVFEHPGETTIPTSVFVCETGGMVVICAGTTGYNATVDLRYLWMRQKRLQGSHFANDENCAGINQLVIDKKVDPVLAQTFKFEETAKAHQLMKENKHPAGNMSILVGAEKPGLGIK from the coding sequence ATGAGCGCACCCGAAATCGTACCAGTAGGCCAACTTCCGCCAGTAGGAGTGGTCCCTAAAAAAATGCACGCACAGGTCATCCGTCCCGAAAGGTTCGGAGATCCGATCCAATCCATCAAACAGGAAGAAATCGAAGTACCGGAAATCGGTCCGGACGAAGTCTTAGTCGCCGTAATGGCCGCCGGAATCAATTACAATAACGTATGGGCCGGTCTCGGATATCCGGTCGATGTGATCGCAGCGAGAAATAAAAAAGGGGAACCCGAACCATTCCATATCGGAGGTTCGGACGCGTCCGGAATCGTTTATAAAGTCGGCGCCGACGTCAAAAACGTCAAGGTGGGAGACGAAGTCGTAATCCACTGCGGAATGTGGGATAGAAATGATCCGTGGGTAAAAGAGGGCAACGATCCCATGTTTGCTCCTTCTCAAATCATCTGGGCTTATGAATCCAACTGGGGATCCTTTGCTCAGTTCTGTAAGGTCCAAGACCACCAATGCTTGCCGAAACCGAAGCACCTTACCTGGGAAGCCTCTGCGGCTTACATGCTTGTCGGCGCGACTGCATACAGGATGTTGCATCACTGGAAGCCGAACGATGTAAAACCGGGAGACGTGGTTTTGATCTGGGGAGGAGCCGGCGGACTAGGCGCTATGGCGATTCAAATCGTAAAAGCAGCGGGCGGAATTCCTATCGCGGTCGTTTCCTCTGACGATAAGATAGAATTCTGTAAGAACCTCGGCGCAGCAGGCGTCATCAATAGGAATCGTTTCAAGCATTGGGGCGCACTCACTTCCGAAATCAATAAGCCCGAAGTCTTTGTGGAATGGACCAAGAATGCGAGAGAATTCGGAAAAGCGATTTGGGAAATCGCTGGCAAAGGGAAAAATCCGAAAATCGTATTCGAACATCCGGGAGAAACGACGATCCCCACTTCCGTATTCGTTTGCGAAACGGGAGGAATGGTCGTAATCTGCGCGGGCACGACGGGATACAACGCGACCGTGGACTTACGTTACCTTTGGATGAGGCAAAAAAGACTGCAAGGGTCCCACTTTGCCAACGATGAAAACTGCGCAGGAATCAACCAATTGGTGATCGACAAAAAAGTGGATCCGGTACTCGCGCAAACTTTCAAGTTCGAAGAAACCGCTAAAGCTCACCAATTAATGAAAGAGAACAAGCACCCCGCCGGAAATATGAGCATCCTTGTGGGCGCGGAAAAACCCGGACTGGGAATCAAATAA